GATGACCTGATGGTCACAGGTGAGCGACAGACCGATGACGTCGATGAGCGCCACTCTCCCCTCGCGCCGCACTGGCTTGAGCTGAATGGCGTCCACGCCGAGAATTGCCACCTGCGGCGGGTTGATGAGCGGGGTGAACCACTCGATTCCGAGGCTGCCCAGGTTGCTAATCGTGAACGTCCCGCCAGACAGATCATCGGGCCTGATGGTTCCCTCGAGCGCCTGCGCGGTGAGCGTCTTCATCTGGAGGGCCAACCGGCTGATCGGCAACGTATGCGCGTTCCGGACCACCGGAACCAGCAGCCCCCTGGGTGTGTCGCACGCGAAGCCGATATGTATCTCTGCGTGCTCCACGAGCTCGCCGTCGACGAGCTCCTGATTGAGGGCTGGCACGTCGACGAGCGCCCTGATCGTGCAGAAGGTGACCAGGTCGCCGATCGTAATATCCGGCAGGGTGGTTGACGCCTTGATACGGGCGCGCAGCGTCAGGAGCCCGCCCGCGTCCGCCGACGTGTGCATCGTGTACTGCGCCGTGGACGCGAGAGACTCCCGCATGCGGCGGGCGATGGCGTCGCGCACGCCGCGCCGCGCCTGGTTCTTCGGTGGGGACGATACGGTCGAGGCACGCCTCGAGGCCTGCGCTACGGCCGACGGGGAGGAGGCCTGCGTTACGGCGGTTGCGGAGTACGCGCGGCGCAGGTCTTCCTCGAGCACCCTTCCGCCCGGACCGGACCCAGCGACGTTCGATGGATGAAAGTCGTGCTCCTGGGCAAAACGCCGCGCGCGGGGGCTGAGCGGGGCCATGTGATCTGCTGGAGTTACAGCTGCGGTCGACACAGAGAGCGTCGATGCTGCCGGCGGCTCCGACGAGGGCGCGCCAGTCTGCGTGTCTGGCCCGTCGGAAGGCGCCAAGCCGGCCGACTGTGGTCGGAACTCTACAGCGCTCTCCCCGTCCTCGCCAATGACGAAGAGGTTCGTGAAGACCGGGACGAGCGAGCCCTCTTCGAAGAAGGTCTCCAGCACCGTACCGTCGACCGGAGCGGTGACCTCGAAGTTTGCCTTGTCCGTCTCGATCTCGACGACGATGTCCCCCGTGGCGACAACGTCGCCTTTCTGTCTAATCCACTTGCTCACCAAGCACTCGTCGACCGTGTTGCCAAGCTTGGGTAATTCAACTGGTGTGGCCATGGTCGGTTCTTGGTTCCTGGTCCTTGGTCCTTGGTGCGCTTAGTACGCTTCGATACTTCGGGTAGGCCAAGGCGCACCAAGCACCAAGCACTAAGGACCAAGAACCAAGAACGGTTACCGATAGCTCTCCAACTGCTTCCAACCGATCTCGGTGAACTGACTGAGGGTCCGTTGGGTGATGCCAAATGTGACGAACGCCGCCGGTGCCATGCCATTCGGCTCGTACGCGCGCACGAAGTCAGGCAGCTGCAGGAGCCGCTCGATAACATCCTCCGGTACGGGGTTGTCGATTCGCGGCTCTCGCGGCAAGTCGTTCGACACGAAGACCTCCTGATACGTCGGATGGATGGACATCACGAGGTCGGCGCCGGCCAATTCCGTCAGGTGGTAGTCGCCGCGCAGCGCGGCCACCAACAGCACCGCTTCATAGCCGCGGTCCTTGTAGATGGCGTACGCGCGCTTGGAGACTGCCAGACCGGCCTGGCGGATGTCGGGCTCACTGATCGCGGCGGCCCCGCAATCGTGCGCAACTTCGCGCAAGTAGTCGTCCAAGCGGCCGATCATGAGCACGGCGAAGCACTTTCCAGGCGTGATCCCGTTCTGCGTCGCGCGTGCCATGCCGGCGCGATGTCGCTCCGCGATGGCAATCACCTGTGGCACGGTGAAGCTGACCGTCGCCGTGGTCGTGATGCCCTCCGCGATGCAGTCCTCGAGCACGTCGAGACCTGCAGCGGTTGCCGGCAGCTTGACCGCGATGTTCGGCGCCCAGGCGTGGAAACGTCTCGCCATGGGGCCCATGCACTCGCGGTTGCCCGCGCGCGACGGGTTCACCTGCGCGCAGACGAAGCCGGATTCCCCCTGGCGGCGCTCGAACTCTGGCATCAGCCTCGCGGCGGCCTCAGTGACGGTGATCCGCATCAGCGCCTCAGCCTTCTGCTCCGGTGGCAGCTTCTGGCCGAGCACCTGATCGATGGCGGCACCCCAGAGCTGCCGGTCCTTCTTCAACGCGACGCTCGAGAGTACTGGATTCGTGGTGACACCGACCGCGCCGCGCTGCAGACCGATGTCGAGCTCTGCCGCTTCCGCGGAGTCGTGCCACCACTTCGTTGCCGTGTGCTCACTCACCCAGCGCAAATACGTCATGCGTCATTTGCCTTGCCAACCGCCGTCGACGTAGACCGACTGCCCGGTGAGGTAGCTCGCCTCGTCGGACGCGAGGAACGCCGCGACGGTGCCGATCTCGCGCGGGGAGCCGGCGCGGCCGATCGAGATCTGCGCGAGCACGCCCGGCAGCAGCTCCGGGTTCTTCATGACCCACTCGGTCATCGGCGTGTCGATGAGGCCGGGATGCACGCAGTTGACCCGGATCCCCTGCGGTGTCACCTCGGCCGACATGTTGCGCGTCAGCGCTTCGAGACCGAGCTTGGTGGGTGCGTAGTGCGTGCGTCCCGGCAGCACCTTGCCGGCTTGAATCGAGCCGATGTGAACGATGCTGCCCGTACGGCCTTCCGCGATTGCGCGTCGGCAGAAGACCTGCGAGCAGAGCCAGGCGCCGCGCAAGTTCACGTCCACCAGCCGCGTCCATTGCTCATCGGTGAGCTCCAGGAACGGGACGATCGTTTCGATCCCGGCGTTGTTCACGAGGATGTCGATCGGCCCGAGCTCCTTCCAGACTCGCTCGATCATCGGCTCCACGTCCGAACGGTTCGCCACGTCGGCTCTACACGTGACAGCACGGCGGCCCACGGCACGGATCCCTGCCGCCACTTCCTCGGCCAGCGGCATGTTGGTGACGTCGTTCACCGCGACATTGGCGCCTTCCGCGGCGAAGACCTCGGCGATGCCACGACCTATGCCGCGAGCCGCCCCTGTCACAAGCGCAATTTTGCTTTCGAGCTTCAGAGTGACCTCCTTACCGTCTGCCGGCCAGCTTCGCGCTCGGCGTCGTGTCGGCTTCGAGATCCCCCAGGACGAACTGGATCCCCGCCAAGACGTGCTCCGCCAGCGGCCGCGTCATGAACATCGTCGTCGTGTGTCCCAGCGCGCAGTTGAACACACGTCCCTTACCGTAGCCTTTTATCCAGCTGAGCCCGTAATCGTTGTCAGGACGGAGATAGAGAGGGCGCTCCCCCCGCATGTCCGTTCTACCGACGTCAAGGCTCAAGAGCACTCGCAGCTTCTCCCGAGAGTACGGCCCGTCTGCAAGGAAACGATAGTATTCGTCCGTGTACTCGAACGTCTCCCTGCCGGCGAATCCTGCATTGAGCGGATGGCTCGGGCTCTCGATCCGCAGTGTTGCCGGCTCCACGCGGTGGGGACCATCTTGGGCGCCCATCATCTCCCCGAACTCCGGCAAGTTCATCGAGGCGTACGTCGTGCCGTGGAGCCCGGCGACACCCCCGCCTTCGCGGACGAACCGCAGGAGGCCATCGAGAACGTCAGGATCGCTGAACACCTGACCCACGACGCTATTCAAGAATACGGCATCGAACTGTGTGATCGTCGGGTACTTCAGATTGTCCAGATCATTGTCGAATACCGGCTCATACGCGCCCGTGCTCTTGGCCATGAGCTCCAGCGCCAGGTTCGTGTGGGCAATGTTCTCATGATAGAAGCCGCCGCTGGGACAGAGGTCGATGACCAGGAGCTTCCGTGCCTTCTTCGGCTTCACGGCCGCCTCGCGCGGCAAGGCCGCCGCGATCTTCCGCCGGTCCTCCGGCGGCACGCGATCGGTCGGCGTGATTGGCATCTTGCGCGAGATTTCGTTCACGCGATATCCCGTCGCAGGGCGAACCAGCGCCTCGAAGCGCTCGACGGCTCCCGACAGCTCCAGGAACGTATCCGCAGCCCCGGCGGTGTTGAGGCCGATGAACAGCGGCGTGACCGCCGCGCGTGGGCTGGCGCAGTTGCCGCACTCCGGCAGCCATCGGGGAGCCTCGGGCGGATGGCGTCGACTGATCGCAAGGAGGAGCTCCCCAATAGCCGCACCGTTGTCCTGCGGCATATCGCGGCCATTCGTGCCGCGAGCGCTCCGATCGCGCAGCTCCAGCGCCATCAACCGCGTCTCGATCAGAGATAGCGCCTCCAGCGGCTCGATACCTTGCTGCCTCCAGCGGTCGACGTCGAGGCTGACGCCAATCCGCTCGCTCCGGCGCTCCAGCGCCGCCACCAACTGCTCTGGATCCGAATGGTCCGATGTCTGGTCACCAATCTCCAGCGCGACGTTGATGTCGAGCTCGTTCGCGAGCTCATCCAGCGTGGAAAGCGATGCGCTGTCGGAGCTTGCGACGATCGTCTCGACCTCCAGGCTCTTCGCGAGCTCGAAGAGCTGGCGGCCTGCCTCTTCGTCGCCGATGGCGTCGACGTGGTAGGCCACCATTCGAAGGTTCAGCTCTCCAAGCCTCTCCTTGATGGCCGCCACCTCCGTGGGGGAGAGGTGATAGTCCAGCTTCTTGGGGATCTCGGGGCTCACCTGTTGCGAGCTGAATCCCTCGATGAACGCCAGTCCCAGGAGGTCCGCGTTGCTGGCAGCCTCGAAGAAGGTGAGATCGCGAAAGGCCGTGGAGGCGATGCCGACCCTCCAGCCCAGGAGGTCGTCGACCGCCGTGCGCGTTTGCCTCGAACCGCCCGGGCGCGCCGAAACGACAGTGGGCTCGTCTGCCGGCGGATCGCCTTGTGGCCCCGCCGCGGTCAGCAGGGCCACCAACGCCAAGTGCAGGTAGATCTTCATATCCTCAGGCGCGGAACGTGAATCCCAGCTTCTGCAGATACGCCTTGCTGATCTCTGCGGTCTCTCGCGGCGTGTACGGCGCGTTCTTCGAGCCGTCCAGCTCCACCATGATGTTGGCAGTGGGATTCGCGGCGTCGACCATCTCGAGAATCGCCTTCAGGTCGACCTTGCCCTGGCCCAATGGGCAGTAGCCGGCAAAGTGTTCCCCGCCGACGTAGTCCTTCAGATGCATGTGGACGGTGATGGGGAGGAAGTCCTTCACGACTTGGGCCGCATCGGCACCGCCCTTTTGCAGCTGGCCCACATCTGGCGCGAACTTGAAGTGATCGGTGTTGACCGCCTCCATGACGGCGTATGTCTCGTCTCGCGTCTCGATCGCGGTGTTCGTGTGCTGGTGCAGGCCGGCTCCCAGCCCGATATCGTTCATCGCCAGTCCATACTCGTTCAGGGCGGACACGATGTTTGGGCGGTGCTCCTTGAAGTTGTAGCCCTGTCGCTCGACGCCGTTGGCGGAGAGCACGGCAAAACGGCCGCCGTATTTCTTGAGGACCTTGCCTCGCTGGACCAGGTCCGCCAGCGTCTCCTTTCGCTTGGAAGGATCGATCACTTGGACCGATGAGTACGCGGAGACCAGCGGGATGCGGTACTTGTCGAGGAGCGCTTGGAGTGTGTCTTTCTTGTCCCAGTCCTCGAGGATGGCGGCGAAGGTCTCGAACTTGTGAAAACCGAGGCTGTCCATGTCCGCGACGGCTGGAGCGAGATTTTCCGGCGTGCGCGGGACGGCACCCCAGATGAGCGACGTGCAGCCGATCTGGAGCTTACCCGCTTGCGCCGTACCCGAGAGCGGCAGGCTCGCCGCGCCAAGCGCAGCGCCCAGCGCCTTGGTGAAGGTCCGGCGATTCATCCTGTGTCTCATCGTTCACGACCTCTCTGGGCGCGGCTCGTGCCCTCCACATGTTGCGTATTGCGCAATAGGATGTGCAGAATACGTCACGATTTGTATCAGTCGGTGACTGGCGAAGTCAAGCGCTGGTCAGTTCGCCGCGCTCACGCTCGGCCCGCGAACGACCGCAGATGAGGGCGCAGTACCGAACGCACGGACAGGCAGGTAGGCTGCTCATGAGCACGATCGCGGTTCTTGGAACGTTCGACACGAAAGGAGTCGAGCACGCTTACGTGGCCGACTGTATCCGGGCCCGCGGCCATGACGTGTTGATGGTGGACGTCGGGGGACAGGGCCCACCGCAGGTCCAGGCTGACGTCGACGCCGACGCCGTCGCGGCCGAGGGTGGTGTCGATCTCGCCGCACTGCGCGCCCGCGGCGACCGCGGTGCGATGGTCGAGGCCATGGCGCGATCGGCGCCCGGGCTCGTCGCGCGTCTGGCAAGGGAGGGACGTATCGACGGTGTGCTGTCGCTCGGTGGAAGCGGCGGCACGGCCATCGCCACGGCGGCGATGCGCGCGCTGCCGCTGGGTCTGCCAAAGGTCATGGTGTCCACGGTCGCCAGCGGAAACGTGGCCCCCTACGTCGGCGCCCAGGACATCGTGATGTTTCCGAGCATCGTCGATGTCGCCGGGCTGAACCGCTTCTCCCGCGGCATCTTC
The window above is part of the Luteitalea sp. genome. Proteins encoded here:
- a CDS encoding SDR family oxidoreductase; this encodes MSKPTRRRARSWPADGKEVTLKLESKIALVTGAARGIGRGIAEVFAAEGANVAVNDVTNMPLAEEVAAGIRAVGRRAVTCRADVANRSDVEPMIERVWKELGPIDILVNNAGIETIVPFLELTDEQWTRLVDVNLRGAWLCSQVFCRRAIAEGRTGSIVHIGSIQAGKVLPGRTHYAPTKLGLEALTRNMSAEVTPQGIRVNCVHPGLIDTPMTEWVMKNPELLPGVLAQISIGRAGSPREIGTVAAFLASDEASYLTGQSVYVDGGWQGK
- a CDS encoding TIM barrel protein, with the protein product MRHRMNRRTFTKALGAALGAASLPLSGTAQAGKLQIGCTSLIWGAVPRTPENLAPAVADMDSLGFHKFETFAAILEDWDKKDTLQALLDKYRIPLVSAYSSVQVIDPSKRKETLADLVQRGKVLKKYGGRFAVLSANGVERQGYNFKEHRPNIVSALNEYGLAMNDIGLGAGLHQHTNTAIETRDETYAVMEAVNTDHFKFAPDVGQLQKGGADAAQVVKDFLPITVHMHLKDYVGGEHFAGYCPLGQGKVDLKAILEMVDAANPTANIMVELDGSKNAPYTPRETAEISKAYLQKLGFTFRA
- a CDS encoding 2-oxo acid dehydrogenase subunit E2, whose translation is MATPVELPKLGNTVDECLVSKWIRQKGDVVATGDIVVEIETDKANFEVTAPVDGTVLETFFEEGSLVPVFTNLFVIGEDGESAVEFRPQSAGLAPSDGPDTQTGAPSSEPPAASTLSVSTAAVTPADHMAPLSPRARRFAQEHDFHPSNVAGSGPGGRVLEEDLRRAYSATAVTQASSPSAVAQASRRASTVSSPPKNQARRGVRDAIARRMRESLASTAQYTMHTSADAGGLLTLRARIKASTTLPDITIGDLVTFCTIRALVDVPALNQELVDGELVEHAEIHIGFACDTPRGLLVPVVRNAHTLPISRLALQMKTLTAQALEGTIRPDDLSGGTFTISNLGSLGIEWFTPLINPPQVAILGVDAIQLKPVRREGRVALIDVIGLSLTCDHQVIDGAPGARFLQVLRDKVESVEKVGRDLGI